Proteins encoded together in one Candidatus Sulfotelmatobacter sp. window:
- a CDS encoding sigma 54-interacting transcriptional regulator, translating into MDAVSGPLKGTVFRLTKREVSIGRDPSNEISLLDSLVSRRHCVIRNEDTEFRLQDLESRNNTFVSGVPVRDRVLAHGDEIRVGNSIFVFQDKENRIPTDSAPLQLDVTPTPGEPTVVLRKEDIRYLQPARPNGVPATSRAVRDLSVLLDFSRALNSVRGVAAVQQKVLETIMEVAPADRAAILLTEHGLTEHETEDGVAAISSIMGRDRRLGMNQPVHASQTILSRVLEENVAVLSNDILSDESYREAESLVASRVGSVLAVPLAVQDKLLGVIYLDASSPGVRFDSDLLHLISALGNIAALTIENARHLEWLGGENRRLHEELNIHHSMVGESKPMHEVYDFVSRVAGRDSTVLISGESGTGKELVARAVHENSARASKPFVAINCAAITETLLESELFGHEKGAFTGAVSQKKGKLEIAEGGSVFLDEIGELAVPMQAKLLRVLQEREFERVGGTRPIRLDIRLIAATNRDLKEASRTGGFRPDLYYRLNVVSLHMPALRERREDIPLLAAFFAANYSQKVKRRVVGISPQARACLMRYEWPGNVRELENAIERAVVLGSTELILPEDLPDSILEETAAAGEPVSALHEGIQEAKKALIERAIERADGNYTEAAGILGVHPNHLFRLIRTLKLKPKRERQA; encoded by the coding sequence TTGGACGCTGTAAGCGGCCCTCTCAAAGGCACCGTTTTCCGGCTCACGAAGCGCGAGGTCTCGATCGGACGCGATCCCTCCAATGAAATCTCACTTCTGGACAGCCTGGTATCGCGACGCCACTGCGTGATCCGCAACGAGGACACAGAATTCCGGCTACAGGATCTGGAGAGCCGCAATAACACCTTCGTCAGCGGTGTGCCCGTGCGGGATCGCGTTCTGGCCCATGGCGACGAGATTCGTGTCGGCAACTCGATCTTCGTCTTTCAAGACAAGGAAAATCGGATTCCCACCGACAGCGCCCCATTGCAACTTGACGTGACCCCCACACCCGGCGAACCCACCGTCGTCCTGCGAAAAGAGGACATACGCTATCTCCAGCCGGCCCGGCCGAATGGCGTGCCAGCGACCTCGAGGGCGGTTCGCGACCTCAGCGTACTGCTCGATTTCAGTCGAGCCTTGAATTCAGTTCGCGGAGTCGCCGCAGTGCAACAAAAAGTTCTGGAAACGATCATGGAGGTTGCTCCCGCTGATCGCGCCGCCATCCTGCTGACGGAGCACGGGTTAACGGAACACGAAACCGAAGATGGGGTGGCGGCAATCTCTTCGATTATGGGCAGAGATCGCCGTCTGGGAATGAACCAGCCGGTTCATGCCAGCCAGACCATCCTGAGCCGTGTTCTGGAGGAGAACGTCGCCGTGCTGTCCAACGATATTCTTAGCGACGAGAGCTATCGCGAGGCCGAGAGCCTGGTCGCATCGCGGGTTGGATCGGTCCTGGCGGTGCCGCTGGCGGTGCAGGACAAATTGTTGGGGGTCATTTATCTCGATGCCAGTTCGCCCGGTGTGCGCTTCGACTCGGACCTGCTGCATCTGATTTCGGCGCTGGGGAACATCGCCGCACTCACGATTGAGAATGCCCGGCACCTGGAGTGGCTGGGAGGAGAAAACCGGCGGCTTCACGAGGAACTCAACATCCATCACAGCATGGTAGGGGAAAGCAAGCCCATGCACGAAGTCTACGACTTTGTTTCCCGGGTTGCGGGACGCGACTCGACCGTGCTGATTTCGGGGGAGAGCGGAACCGGGAAGGAGTTGGTTGCGCGCGCCGTGCACGAAAACAGCGCGCGGGCCAGCAAACCATTTGTCGCCATCAACTGTGCGGCCATCACGGAAACGCTGCTGGAAAGCGAGCTATTCGGACACGAAAAGGGAGCTTTTACCGGCGCCGTCTCCCAGAAAAAAGGAAAGCTGGAGATCGCCGAAGGCGGGTCGGTGTTTCTGGATGAGATTGGGGAACTGGCCGTTCCCATGCAAGCCAAACTGCTGCGCGTGTTGCAGGAGCGCGAGTTCGAGCGCGTCGGGGGCACGCGCCCGATCAGACTCGACATCCGCTTGATCGCCGCGACCAATCGCGACCTGAAAGAAGCGTCCCGCACGGGCGGGTTTCGGCCCGACCTTTACTACCGGCTCAATGTCGTCTCTCTGCACATGCCGGCGCTGCGCGAACGTCGCGAAGATATTCCACTGCTCGCCGCTTTTTTTGCCGCGAACTACAGTCAAAAGGTGAAACGCCGCGTGGTAGGGATTTCTCCCCAGGCCCGCGCCTGCCTCATGCGCTACGAATGGCCGGGCAACGTCCGCGAATTGGAAAATGCTATCGAGCGCGCCGTGGTCCTGGGCTCGACAGAATTGATTCTGCCGGAAGATTTGCCGGATTCGATTCTGGAAGAAACCGCAGCCGCCGGTGAACCTGTCAGCGCACTGCATGAAGGAATCCAGGAAGCCAAAAAGGCCCTGATCGAGCGTGCCATCGAGCGGGCGGATGGAAATTACACCGAGGCTGCCGGAATCCTGGGAGTGCATCCCAACCACTTATTTCGGCTGATTCGTACACTCAAGCTGAAGCCGAAGCGCGAGCGGCAAGCGTAA